One window of Phalacrocorax carbo chromosome 1, bPhaCar2.1, whole genome shotgun sequence genomic DNA carries:
- the PTN gene encoding pleiotrophin — protein sequence MQQQQQHRRLFTAALLALVFILAAVSTTEAGKKEKPEKKVKKSDCGEWQWSVCVPTSGDCGLGTREGTRTGAECKQTTKTQKCKIPCNWKKQFGAECKYQFQAWGECDLNTALKTRTGNLKRALHNADCQKTVTISKPCGKLTKPKPQESKKKKKEGKKQEKMLD from the exons AtgcaacagcaacaacagcatCGTCGACTGTTCACAGCTGCCCTCCTGGCACTTGTTTTCATTCTGGCAGCTGTGAGTACCACCGAGGCTggcaaaaaagagaaaccag agaaaaaggtgaaaaagtcTGACTGTGGAGAATGGCAGTGGAGCGTCTGCGTGCCCACCAGTGGTGACTGTGGCCTGGGGACGCGTGAGGGCACTCGCACTGGAGCTGAGTGCAAACAAACCACCAAGACTCAGAAGTGTAAGATTCCCTGCAACTGGAAGAAGCAATTTGGAG CGGAGTGCAAATACCAGTTCCAGGCCTGGGGAGAATGTGACTTGAATACTGCCTTGAAGACTCGAACTGGGAACCTAAAGAGAGCCCTTCATAACGCTGACTGCCAGAAGACTGTCACAATCTCAAAGCCCTGTGGGAAGCTTACCAAACCCAAACCTCAAG AAtccaagaagaagaaaaaggaaggcaagaaacAAGAGAAGATGCTGGATTAA